The Penaeus vannamei isolate JL-2024 chromosome 39, ASM4276789v1, whole genome shotgun sequence genome includes the window ATTTGGAATTCAAATCCTGCTGCTTCTGTGtctttatgattttataataCAAACGGATAGGAAACAATAACCTGATCGGTTtgttatgattttaatattatttttcgtATCCAACAGAAAACAATCAGATTAAGAAATGAAAACTATCAATGCAAATAAATAACGTATGTTTCTTGACTTCCAGTTACATGTTTTCGATGAAAAGTTATTCAGAGATTCATGATAAATCAATTAAACCGTATTAAAACATATTATCATTCAATGTTCACACATATAATGATAccaaaggaaagagtgagagtgattgtAAGAAAGGCAGAGGTGATGTTAAGTATCCGAGTCAGGGTTCAAGTTAGGGATGTTAGAATGGAGGGAAGCATGACGAAATATGATATATTATTTACAGCTAAATTGTTCCTTGCGTATAACACACATTTAACAATCTGCCTAGTTAGTGGCGTATCAGTTTGAAGTCTCACTCTTCTACTAGATGTTTACTAATACTATAAATTCAATCGTTTTGATTGCATCTAATTATAAATGAGCAAAAGCTTGTGTAGCTTGAGACGCATGAATGCCGAGAAGAAATGAGTTCGCACAATTTAGTATAGATAGGAGGATacgtacaaaaaaagaaaagaagaagaaagagagagatatagaaatcgagtgagagagagagagagagagagagagagagagagagagagagagagagagagagagagagagagagagagagagagagagagagagagagagagagagagagagagaaagcgaaatggtAATGTTGGATGGATATACGGATATAGATAATCACACAACAAACGTATTTCAATAAATGTCAGGGAATCCCTAAACTATAGTGTTGGACACGTCATTtctacaaataatatataaaaataatatgagagTATACGTCTTACCTTGACATCATCAACTTACCATGCAGTCATATATTCGTAATTCTAAACAAACTCGGTTACAACGGTTTACATGTCTGTGAAAGTATTAAAACATGCGAGTGGCTCTGCACATATATGAATTGCATTGAAATCAAACTATCCCAACAAGTCCTCCCTCTGCAGGTGGGGCTTCGGCCGGCGTCGCACCCTCCTCGAGTACCCTGTTGTGTCGTTGGTCTGAGTCATGGTATCGAAGTCGAGGGCGTACGTGTGTTTCTCGGTGGTGAAGTGGAAACGAGAGTATTTGTCGTTGAGAAATGCGTGTTCAATTTCTGCAGAGGTGACGGTGTTGGATGAACTGTCCTCGTCTAAACCGTATGGAAGCCAATCCTGAGCTTCGTAGTACCACGTATTAACGTTTGCTGTCTGTTCCACTTCTTTCAGATGCTCGACGCACAGCCTTCTGATCTGAAGCTCCTCATCCGGCGGGAATGTTAAGGTCATGCTTTCAAAATTGGCCTCCCACTGAGCAAGTCCCATCAGTGCCAGTAAGTCGCACTCGGACTCGTTATAGACCGTGGGATCAAGTTTGGGAACTATGCAAGTTTCTTTAGATGGGTCGCAATAGTTAAGTTCCATATACTCGGCTTGGGCAGACTGTAGGTTGTACCAGACACCGCCAGGCTCCCTTGTCTGCCAGTGAAAGGGCAGAGCTGCATGGAGTCTTGGGCAGCCTACTTCCTCACGGACGCACTTACCCACCACTGAGTCATAGCAGATTTCAGGAATCTCAACTTCACCCTCTATGTAGTGAGACCAAACTGTAGGGCTCACTGTCTCGTCGCCTGAAGGATCTTCGATGCCTTCGTCTTCTTCGCCATCCTGTGCAGAATTGTCCTCGATCTCACTGCTGACGGCGGGAAGTCGATGCAGACCACTTTTTGTTCCCTTTCTAGCATAGTCATCTTGGAGAGAAACCACCAATTTCTGTAGTTCCCTGATGCTAAGGCGGTCGAGGAAAAGTCTGCGTACGAGAATGTTGTTCGGCTGCGTGTCCCACCTGTGTCCGCAGGGGCAACTCACCTTATCGCACTCATATTTCAGGTACTCAGCACAGATATGTAAAGACCTACATTTCTTACCATATCTACATTTGCTGTCAAGATTGTTCATAGGACAAAGGGCCAGTTTGGGCTTAAGCACAACAGCCTCGCCATCGACAGCAAACACCTGCCTGAAGGTCTGGACGCAGCGCCGTACAAGCGGGATGTCAAATCCATCGTCCTCCAGCAACCTCAGGAGAGAAGCTCGGAAGTGGGGCTTTTTGGCCAGAGATTCCGCCAGGATACTCGGGTGTATCCTGGGGATTTCGGGCGTATCTGAGGAGACAACACACTCTCAGTTCCATAtctaaaaaaacagtaatgaaatgGGAATCTTCAGCACATATAAATGGTGCAGGGCTGGCATTGCAGGGGCAAAAGACGGATTTATATTAGATGTGGAGGACGACAAGCCTGGATGGATGTGCTGACAGAAAAGTTGGGTTACTGTTTGCTGTTAACTTAGTTATCATTGCAAATACCCAGGAGGAAGTGCAAACTATAATGATACAGAGGGAGGAAGCTTGAGAGAACACAGATGAGGAAGTTGGGCTCGAATATGTGTATCATTTAAAAATGTGgatgtgagtatacatacatacatacatacatacacacacacacacacacacacacacacacacacacacacacacacacacacacacacacacacacacacacacacacacacacacacacacacacacacacacacacacacacacacacacacacacacacacacacacacacatatatatatatatatatatatgtgtgtgtgcgtgtgtgcgtgtgtgtgtgtgtgtgtgtgtatgtgagtgtgtgtgtttgtgtgtgtgtgtgtgtgtgtgtgtgtgtgtgtgtgtgtgtgtgtgtgtgtgtgtgtgtgtgtgtgtgtgtgtgtgtgtgtgtgtgtgtgtgtgtgtgtgtgtgtgtgtgtgtgtgtgtgtgtgtgtgtgtgtgtatctgtatatatctatacatacacacacatatatatatatatacacatatacatggtatatatatatatatatatatctatatctatctatctatctatatatatatgtatatatatctatatctatctatctatctatctatctatgtatctatatctctatctatctatctatctatctatctatctatctatctatctatctatctatctatatatatatatatatatatatatatatatatatacatgtacatatatgtgtgtatatatatatatgtatatatatatatgtatatatatatatatatatatatacacacacacacacaaacacacacacacacacacacacacacacacacacacacacacacacacacacacacacacacacacacacacacacacacacgcacacacacacacacacgcacacacacacacacacacacacacacacacacacacacacacacacacacacacacacacacacacacacatatatatatatatatatatatatatatatatatatatatatatatatatatatatatatatatatatacatgtgtatagatattgtatataaatgaatatatatatatatatatatacataaatacatagatatatagatagatagatagatagatagatagatagatagatagatagatagatagctagatagatagatagatagatatagatatagattgatagatagatagatagataaatagagagagtgagagagagggagagaacttaCTATCagccatgtttttttcttttttgtacactATGTCCACGGTCTTTATCTTAGCTCTCCATCTACGAAACTATATCCGTCCTTTCTGTGGACTGTCTGTGAAGTTTTCGTCTTAGTGAAAACACCCAAGGGAATATTTAGGATTCTGTTGTTCTCAAACGTGTATGCTCTTCCTAAATCTTCCAGCACAGGGGCGACCAACGATTCAGTCGTGTGGTAGAAGGTCCCAGGGATGTGCTGCGTTCGCCAAGACTAGTtccgtgtcacacacacacatttgagtcTGGAAAAGAATGAGGTGGTGAGATGCTTTTTCCTAAATATGTCCCTTTTTCGCCTGTCTAtagtgttctctttctttccttcgcctccttgttactccaatttctttttattccgtgtatatatgtatagttgtccTCTGTATTTATCCGTTCTCTAAATTAATGTGTGTAGGTTGTGTCAAGAAGTAATTTAACAGTTATTTTGGTTAATGAAAAGCCTGTACCATTAAgcgtatatatttcatttattcatttacttttgctTAAATATCACTagaatacaaaaaagacaaaaaaataatcttaGTCCTTTTAGGATGATCTGATATACACTGCAACGTTTAAAAATGAAATCCCTTTGATTTTCGTCAGTGAACATCTCTAATAGTATCAAACAATTAACTTTCAAATTAATTAGATACCTGTACACATACAAAGAACATATTTTTGCGAACCAGAAAacacaagcaaatatatatgatttacacatATCACGAAAGAGTGATAATATACTGTGGGTAGTATTCTTGCTTGTCATATTTCACAATAATTGTTGGCTCAAACTCATCATCGACAGTGGAATTATATGGTATGCCGGCCACGGGGTTTTGGGGAGGGCAATGCATAGTATAATCGCCCTGCACTATGGTTCCAACAACTACTTGGGCCACAAGAAGGTAGCGCTGGTTCAGGAGATCGTAAGTACAGTACTCCAACGCTCTGGCCGCCTCAGTTGCAAAGTAAGCTCCATGGCCGTACTTCTGACCGAAGCGAGAGCCATGAAGACGCCAGTCGAAATTCTCTGTACAAATGTGTTTTATGACATCAACATCTGTACCATGGAACAGCGTGCGAACGTCTACCCTCTCAATGTCACCGTACCACAGAGACAGTTCTTCAATCTTATTTTGCAATGCACGCCAAAGGAAGGGATTTTGAACTCTTTCCACCTTCAAGACTTTTGCATCATGGAGTGAAGTGTGAAGGAGTTCCAATACTTGTTCATACTCTGTGCACCAGGGCGGAAGATCTACAATACGTAGACGATCCTCTGGGTCCATGGCCTCCCAGTGGGACGGCAAAATCTGGTTATGGTCAATGCTTGTCGTGGCCTCCTCCAGATGGCTTTTTGGTCGTCGTCGTATCTTCCATTTGTGTGACAAGCCATTTCTGTGGACCATAGCTTGGAagtcaattttgttattatccatGAGAGACATTATCTGACAGCCAGGCCTATTGTATACTACCTCAATACTTTCAGAGCTTACATCGTATACAAGATCGCCTTCAGCTGATGGGTTAAGACGGCCGTATTCCACCCAATTGCCGTCATAGAAATAATACCACAGAAATGTGCTTGCAGGAACGTTCATTTCAGTGTTCTCTGTACAGAGTCTCCTTAGGTTGAGAATCTTTTCCCCTGAAGAGTCCTTCAGATTGTGATTTATCAGGTCAGCGCTCCATAGGTCTCGCCccaagagggagagtagggggtttGTCGGCGTTACAAGGGCTGTGTCTAGACGAGGAATTGTCACACTTTCCTGAACTGGATCACAATATGCTCTTTCAAGACTGATTACCTGTGAGTTCTGTAGGTTCAACCACTGTTCTTTGCTTTCGCTCACCTGCCAATGAAAGTGTTCTTTTGCATGCAGTCTTGAGCAACCTTGAGCCTCAGACTGACACTTACCTTCCACAGAGGAGTAGCAGATTTCTGCCACCGGTACGTCTCCTTTGTAGAAATGTGACCACACAGTGCTCGACGTTCCTTTATGTAGGTTGGGAGACGGTGTGTTCACACTTGAAGCAGTGGGTGATCTTTTCACATGCCTCAGAGAGTAAGACTGATTTGATAGGGTTTGGTTTTGGGCAAGCAGCGTTGCTATGATGTCTTTGGAGCACCTGTTGGAAGGGAGTCCATGACTTTCGAGGAGCTTACACACAGAAGGTTCTGTGGTATAGTGGTTTAGTTGACAAGATGGCAACCCACAGTTACCACCCCGGATTACAAAATTCAAGCATATGTGTAAGGAACTACATTGTCTGCGTCTGCATGTGGCCTTATTGTAACTCTGACAGACATCAAGTGACTTCACAGGTTTCAGTTCGCTGAATGTACCTCGAATCAGTGTACAAAGAATCTCTGAAGGTAGTCTGTCCATGTTGAAACTCTGTAGTATTTTACGATTATGGTCAGTTGTCCAACAGTGTCCCAAAGAACAAGAGTCTTCTTTACAATCCCCCATCACGTAGCGAGGGCAGATGTGGAGGTCGTCACATGATTCCCAGGCATAGCAGAAGTCAGGGCTAATATGAGCTTCACAAATGGTGATTTTGGGTCTCAGTTCCGCAATCTCATCACTGAGAGTAAAAGTATTGGGATATGTGGTGATGGCGTCGCGCACGGCATTCTGGTTGAGTCCGTGATGCTCCAGGAGAGTGAGGAGGCTCGCCCGAAAAGTGTCGTACTTTGCAAGCGTCTCCACCAGCTTCTCGCGGTGAACCCAAAGGCTCGAGATTTCAGACTCGCTGGAGGAATGGCGTTGTATGCTCCCCTTCCTGCTCGTGCCGCTGCTGATGTTCTAAGGATGAAGACAAAAGGACGTGGCTACAGATTTTTCGAACTGGCATTAGTGGTGCCTCTCGTAATATGGTTGTACTTCGTTATATAAAGTACCACTTTTAACACAAATAGGAATCTTAATTGCAACAGTCAATTGGCGATTCTTTCTTGGCTTTCACATAttttacaaaataacaaaaacacttcGAGATATACTTCCTCTGAAAGGATTTCGAAATTATCTAAAAGCAAAAAATTTTTCTTATAAGTTAGGTATTGCAAgaccttgttttttcttctttttttttctatccaaagTACTGTATATTGTAAAagatgtgctctctctctctctctctttctgtatgtgtgtgcgcgcgcatgttcgtgtgtgtgtgtgtgtgtgtgtgtgtgtgtgtgtgtgtgtgtgtgtgtgtgtgtggttgtgtgtcatatatatatatatatatatatatatatatatatatatatatataatatatgtatatatatatatatatatatatatatatatatatatatatatatatatctgtgtgtgtgtgtgtgtatatatatatatatatatatatatatgtatgtatatatacatgtatgtatatatatatgtatgtatacatacatgtatgtatatatatatatatatatatatatatatatatatatacatatatatatatatatatatatatatacagacatgattatattcgtatatatatgtatttatatatgcatatatatatttatatacacatgaatatatatatgtatgtatatatatgtttctgtgtgtctatatattatatatatatatatatatatatatatatatatatatatatacatgtgtgtgtgtgtgtgtgtgtgtgtgtgtgtgtgtgtgtgtatgtgtgtgtgtgagtgtgtgtgtaggtgtgtatgtgtgtgggtgtgggtgtatatgtgcgtgtgtgtgtgtgtgtgtgtgtgtgtgtgtatgtgtgtgtgtgtgtgtttgggtgtgtgtgtgtgtatttatatatatatatatatatatatatatatatatatatatatatatatatatatatatatatatatatatatgtgcgcagggtgcttcatgcgcagggtggtctgaagcgatggagtggtagtctagttagtgttaagagcttttgcatgccttctcacttacagctgccaccactggctagcctcgtgcgaaaaagggagcagctctgtacaagcctccccctgccagtgcatagcctctccatcatcgagactccctgcagtgcctcctcattgcctcccatggaaactgggtaccttgcggttccaggctaaactgagtggaatctcggagcagcaggaggccccagaggttcagggtcatggcccaccggagtgtggacatgccctggccctgtaccaactcctgccccttagccccctggggttaatgggaggctcgggggaggtgggccttgccagtcctcctccccctagatataaccaatcggcagtgtacCACATAAATGGAaaagctgggaggaggggaaaggtcccgcccacccagcaagtgaggcggactgtgggccctgctgggagggcgactgctggagcgcaggctgggaatgggaactactcgtctcgcctgcgctctggtggccgccagcccagagtgaagcttgtgggggaaagccctcgggaaccccacaggtggatgatggggcacgcagcccgccacccccttttatatggggcagcgtcggtgggggtggcagaggtggcatccacccggagcgactgccagaggctgaacctcaggcgggaagttagggtgggggcttggaacgtctgttctttgcgtcaggatgatcggttgcctctactgtcgagggaactggggaggctgagagttgaggtggctgctctctcggaggtgaggaggcctggcagcggcatgacctgtgtaggtggctacacctattactggtcgggccgcagagacggccaccatctccagggagtagccattgccgtttccagcagactccagccctcggtagtagaggttactcctgttgatgagcgtataatggtattgagattgaatcttttggcttcatgtctcttattgctatgtacgctcctaccgatgtttgtaaactcgacatgaaagagatgttctacgccaaacttacatctgtggtagacagatgtccccgacgagatattcgcattgttctgggcgacttcaatgcggtatctggctgtgatcgagctggctatgagatgtctgttaatccccatggttcaggagctgatgccggtagcgagaatagcctccttttccgggactttgctaggtcccagaaattgaggatttctggctcctggtaccagcgcccagacccacattgctggacatggtacagtgatgtgggtaatgcagccaaggatatcgaccacatactcgttagctctcgttggaggatcctccagaattgcagggtgtataggagtgctgagttctgtggtactgaccatagattggttgtggttaccctccgggtccacttcaaaactccccagcggtcaaatgatcacccttgggtgtttcatttggacaggctgagggagagggagtatacccgtgggtttgctgaggcaatctctgatcgtttcgcaatgcttgacagtctgacagaccctgttcttctgtgggataccttcaagtgtgaaacgcttgatgcagctcaagatacgattggtgtacgcccgagagcagtacagaattccatctcgcaggagacactggaagccacagatgcatgtcgtgcggctcgtctgacaggggatcgggaattgcaccgttctcatgtgcgcagaactcggtccctgttaagaagggacaaggaacagtttattaggagtcttgcagaggaggtagaaggccatttcttagtaaatgaccttcgtcctgcataccaagccctgagaaagctgaactccaagccctcttcacaggtgacagcagttcgctcagtaagtggtcagatcgtttcagatcctgttgcggtgcgggaacgttgggctgagtattttgaacagctgtaccaggttgacccaccaacagttaacttggatgcgggtagtgtcgagatcccgctgccggatccacccatcagtgaggaccctcccttcctaactgaagttaggggggcgatttccaagctgaagagtggtaaagcagctggtatctgcagcataccagctgaactgttaaaggctggtggtgaacctatggcacgggggttacatgctgtcctggctgccatctggcggtccggtaccgttcctcctgacctgttgacgGGTGtgctcatccctctctggaaggggaagggggaccgttgggactgcagcaatcaccgaggcatcacactgctcagtaaaccagacaaggttctcgcccacatccttctgagacgtatcagagaccatctactgaggcaccagagactggagcaatccggattcactcctggtaagtccacaatagaccgtatcctcgcgcttcgagtcattgtagagcgccgccgtgagttcgggcgtgggctgcttgcagcctacatcgacctcaagaaggcatttgatacggtgcattgggagtcactttgggagatcctgaggctgagaggaataccaacaaggattattggactaatagcaagcctgtatactggtactgaaagtgctgtaaagtgtggtgggggcctgtcgagcttctttcctgttagttcaggagtgaggcaaggctgtatccttacgccaactcttttcaacacttgcatggactggatactgggcagagctactgttcaaagtcattgtggagcaacactgggcaatatcaaagttacagaccttgacttcgctgatgttgccattctatctgagtctttggaaaccctagtgacggctctcgatgcatttagcaatgaagcaaaacccttgggtctagaggtctcctggaccaagaccaaggtccaggaatttggggacttgttagaacttgttcagtcggtatgtgcttgcggcgaggacattgaagtcacagagagctttacttaccttggtagtgtagttcataactctgggctgtcagaccatgaagtcagcagacggattggcctggcagcaggggtcatgaactctctcaacaagagtatttggagatgtcagtaactgtgcagaaggaccaagctacgggttttcaaggccctgataataccagttttgctatacggtagcgaaacctggacattgtcctgtgcattggaggcttgtcttgaagccttttgtaataggtccttgcgccagatgatggggtactgttggcgggaccatgtgtccaaccaacggttgcaccgtgagactggcacaggacctgttatctgcacaatccgtgatcgccaactcaggctatacggccacctggctccctttcctcaggatgatcttgCCCATCAGgccgtctctgttcgagacaaccctggatggaggaggcctttgggacgaccgaggaagtcgtggtttgggcagatcgaccaagcgaagggtggatgcggctatgcgcccccgtcggcgtcagcccccttgatgatgatgatgatgatgatgatatatttatgtatacatatatatatatatttatgtatatatatatatatatttatatatgtatacatatatgtgtatatatatgtatatatatatatatatatatatatatatatatatatatatatatatatatgtatatatatttatgaatatatatatatatatatatatatatatatatatatatatatatatatatatatatatatatatatatatatatatatatatatatatatatatatatatatatatatatatatatatatatatatatatatatatatatatatatatttaaata containing:
- the LOC113800221 gene encoding protein mono-ADP-ribosyltransferase PARP12 (The sequence of the model RefSeq protein was modified relative to this genomic sequence to represent the inferred CDS: added 141 bases not found in genome assembly); the protein is MDSSSATTTKHHLTHMAAAPLTSFPAAAESQDGDDDVPIDEFEIAVKNISSGTSRKGSIQRHSSSESEISSLWVHREKLVETLAKYDTFRASLLTLLEHHGLNQNAVRDAITTYPNTFTLSDEIAELRPKITICEAHISPDFCYAWESCDDLHICPRYVMGDCKEDSCSLGHCWTTDHNRKILQSFNMDRLPSEILCTLIRGTFSELKPVKSLDVCQSYNKATCRRRQCSSLHICLNFVIRGGNCGLPSCQLNHYTTEPSVCKLLESHGLPSNRCSKDIIATLLAQNQTLSNQSYSLRHVKRSPTASSVNTPSPNLHKGTSSTVWSHFYKGDVPVAEICYSSVEGKCQSEAQGCSRLHAKEHFHWQVSESKEQWLNLQNSQVISLERAYCDPVQESVTIPRLDTALVTPTNPLLSLLGRDLWSADLINHNLKDSSGEKILNLRRLCTENTEMNVPASTFLWYYFYDGNWVEYGRLNPSAEGDLVYDVSSESIEVVYNRPGCQIMSLMDNNKIDFQAMVHRNGLSHKWKIRRRPKSHLEEATTSIDHNQILPSHWEAMDPEDRLRIVDLPPWCTEYEQVLELLHTSLHDAKVLKVERVQNPFLWRALQNKIEELSLWYGDIERVDVRTLFHGTDVDVIKHICTENFDWRLHGSRFGQKYGHGAYFATEAARALEYCTYDLLNQRYLLVAQVVVGTIVQGDYTMHCPPQNPVAGIPYNSTVDDEFEPTIIVKYDKQEYYPQYIITLS
- the LOC138860015 gene encoding protein mono-ADP-ribosyltransferase PARP12-like, whose protein sequence is MADNTPEIPRIHPSILAESLAKKPHFRASLLRLLEDDGFDIPLVRRCVQTFRQVFAVDGEAVVLKPKLALCPMNNLDSKCRYGKKCRSLHICAEYLKYECDKVSCPCGHRWDTQPNNILVRRLFLDRLSIRELQKLVVSLQDDYARKGTKSGLHRLPAVSSEIEDNSAQDGEEDEGIEDPSGDETVSPTVWSHYIEGEVEIPEICYDSVVGKCVREEVGCPRLHAALPFHWQTREPGGVWYNLQSAQAEYMELNYCDPSKETCIVPKLDPTVYNESECDLLALMGLAQWEANFESMTLTFPPDEELQIRRLCVEHLKEVEQTANVNTWYYEAQDWLPYGLDEDSSSNTVTSAEIEHAFLNDKYSRFHFTTEKHTYALDFDTMTQTNDTTGYSRRVRRRPKPHLQREDLLG